aatttcttcaGCTGTTCTTTCCGCCGCTTCTCATGCTCCGCATCAAACGTGTAAACCTTATCGTTGTGAGATTTGGCTCTCGTTAAAGCACCGCACACCTGATAATATCTGAAAAAGTTGAGGGATATCAAAGCTTTCATTGAATAACTTTTCAAAGGCTGGCAAGCATCGTTCTAGCTCTTCGCACATTCGATACCCAAATGCAAAACATGTAAGTTCCCTTTCCAGCTTACCGTTCCTTCAAATCCTCAACAGATCTATCGGGAAATTTATTACGATCCCATCTGTCTTTGATTATAATAAATCTAAGATCGAATCGCCGGCAGAGATCGAAGAGGTGGTCAGTTTCGGAGCGAGTCCATCCGCTGGTGACCAAATGTTGGACGTATTCTCCATCGGTATAGGATGGGATTGGAACTTTCTTATTGAACTTGGCAAATGGATATTCTTTGCCAGCATCCGCGACTCGGCGCCAATGGTGAAACACCGCACCATCCGTTCTAGCTGGATTTGTGAACGGGGTCCATTTCCAGGGTCGCACTTTGCGCATTCCGAGCTTGGCTTTCGTCTGCTTGTAGCCTTTGCCCGTGTCTGTTGGAAACAGAGGTGGAACGTCATTGTTGTCTTTGTAGAGGAGAGCGTAGACCTCTCGGTGCATTCCCTCCGGCCTCTTTGGCACTTTGTACTCATatcgtttcttgtttttcttgtCGACACCAAAAATTGCCTCCTTTGTAACCTCTGGCACGGCCGGTACCTCGATGTCCAATATATCGCGTACATCCGCCATTTTTACTATTCAGTTAATGTAAtcctcaaaatttttgaaagccAAGTCGTTCAGGTCGAATACGCAAAGCCTGACAGCATTACTGTCAGATGTAATTCAGTAGTTGTGATTTCGAAGAGGTTAACTCTCACTCATCGGTGCCTCGTACACTTGATTCGTTCACAAAGTATTGACTGATTTCAGTCGGTAATTATCAAAACGAGAAAATACTGATATTATAAAccaaatttcactttttttacaaatttatttacacattttGCCAGGATATATACATCAGGGGACGCGAGCTCGCGTAAAATAATGACAGCATTGACGGCTGGATTACTTACACCATGGCTGGCTCGGTGTTGGATCAAGCACGTGGATAACTGGCTACAAAGGTAAGAAAACTAAGTAACGAAGTAAAAATCTTTCGTCATACGGCTACAGATAGCGTGGTTAAATATTTCGTTCAGTGAATTTTTCTCGGGCTGGATTTTCACGGGCAGCAAAATATGCCGCGGTAGTCTTAGGCTAGAATTTCATTGGCAGCAAAGCAGCAGCAATTCGCTAAAAGTTAACTTGCACTTCCAACGCAAGTTTTTCCTGCTTGACGTTCATTCGTACGTACTGTCCGAACAGCAGAGCAGTAAACGCAAGGCATTTAATTAATGGGCATCGCTGTTGCTACGTTAAATTACTAGGTAGATGTAGGTAACATCTAGTAAGTTACTAGTGATACTGCGAAGCGAAAATTGTCCGTGAAAATGTGTCGGGAACGGCAGCAAAGCGCTGCCCGACAAGCGGTTGTCCTTTTActatacgtatgtaatacCGTAGAGACACGTTACCAACAAATATACTctatttgtttaaataatgtCTTCATACGTTAAGAAGAAACAAggttcataatttttctcatattcTTCATTCATTTCTACGTATATTCCATTTCGCTGAAGGTCGTCAGCGAATACAAACTTACGCCTGACACCCCGAGCAGCCCGCGTCTCTGCGCATTCACTTCGCGCAGCTCGTCAGCGTTGTCTAGAACTGACCGGTCTGAACTTGCTTCCGAGATCGTCGCGTTGCGCTGCGTTATTCGCTTTTGCGCAGTCAAAGGAAAGACACGCTTGCCGATAGTTCAAAATATATACCCACTATGTTCATCGGTGAATAACACACGATCAGCAGCGTGGcccaaagaaaaaaaccagTTATTAAAGTATAAACAGCCTGTGAATATCGGATGTGAGTTTTGTGTCCCGTGTTCTCATTGTTTGGTGCAACTTCAGCTTTGAGTGATATAAAGCCTTCTCTCTCTGTGTcggtgttgttttttttttttttttttatcgctgcGCTAGTTTACGATAAATGCGTAGTTGCATTGTCAGCACGTGTTTACTATTGAACTGATCAGGCAGCCAGCTACAACACAGAAGGTCAGAGTGAGTGTGGAATCAAGTGTTATTACGCTGCAGATTCTTATTATTTGATTATAGCTGTATAAAGTTTTCCGAGACAGCTTATTGACGGATTGGTATTTCTGATCGTCTCCGGATTTTTGACTACATACACGCGTTTTCTGACGACGAAATGCCACGATAATGtgctgttttcttttttacatcTTGATAAAACGGACCTTCCGGTATGTGACCGTTCAATTTCACGTTTCGGATTTTAGATCGCGGATTAAATTTCTCAAGTGGATGATAAGTGAATGTTTGTGAAATGCAATTGTAGCGTGGTGATCATCGCGTGATACTTTTTATTGATAGCGGCGTACTTTGTATACAAATAAAAACTTATCGATCGGAACGCTGGTCGAATGAAAGGGAGTCTTGGTCGGTCACACTATTgtggaagaataaaaaataggtACATGTTTCGGACAATTTTTGATTATATTATCACgctaattttatttcgaaaaatttatcttttgGTTGAAATGGATTGCTATTCAGTATTTGATTATATTCTATAAAAGCAATCGCAAATTTCTAATGGTGCGTGTATTGGatttggaaaatgaaatacgAAGAAAATGTCATCTCTTACCTGATTACAGGCACAGACTACATTGCAGCACTATTGACGATACTAGAAATTATTTGAAGGAAGTGACCTGGCCGATGGATTTTTGAGTTCAAGGTGAAAACTAAACCATCCACTTCTGTGAATAAAAGTGAAAGGTACGGAAAtgtgattttgaattataatGTTCCTTTTGATGGCGAATCATTTGATTGGTTAATCTTGACTGATGTCGAACACTGCTCACTGATTTATTCAATACTTGTGCTTATTTTATCAAACTTCTATTATTCGTTTCTacagtttatttattgatacaTCGGATACCACtaaattattatgaaataaaCACTATTTTGATACAAAGAGTCTGTAGTAACATAGATTCTAATCCAAGTCTACATTGTGTGAGTAAAATTTTGTTATGTTCTTATTGCAGTGTAAACTGTGCGTCGCTTCACTGTTCTTCCTCAGATGCTGCCAGAACTACTACTTGTAAAGCGTGGAGCATCCCAGAGGAGGTAACAATGCttattttgattattgtttGATAATCGCAGCTCGTACATTCGAAGTAGAACTTTTCTCCTTGCGTAACATGCATTCAATAAATATGGAAGTAGACAAAAGTAGTAATTAATTTAAGAGCAAAAAAGACAATATTCTAAATTAActctattttccttttttgttttttccagATTTAAGCAGAGACATCCGAGTAACTCCTCCATTACTCGGCAACGTTGgttggtgagtttgcatgtGTTTAGGTTACGGGTATTTCCCTGGGTGTCCtctgtcacgtggcgtggcggtaacaatttttacacaaatcttcgatttcttagTTGCATGGATAGGCTCATTCGCGATTGCAACGGTGCTTGACTTTCAgccgaataattttttttcttgcaattctTTCTACCATAGCTTAATTTAcgttagaaattttgcacGTTGCTAAAAGCGGAATGAGCATCGCGGCAGGTAGCCATCGCTTACTCGACGCTCGCGATGACGAAGTGTGTTTAGCTTTAATTGAtacaacaatttattttgAGTTTACTTATGAAGTCGTTTAAGCGGTGGATTCACCTGAGGTTTGAATTTCCAACTATTCTTCAATCGTACTCATATGATTGtttgattgataaaattccaaagtctgGCATAATGTAACTTAATCGAACAGCCTGTTATGTCtggaatcatttttaatttttcacagcCAACAAGTATTGCTCAATTGCAGGTttagctcgcttagaaaaatacgaattaACGTACAGGATGTTTCTAATCCATTTTACAAAAGGTTGATGTACCGATAGTCTGCCaaaatttactaaaataatacatacaatTTTACGGTTGGCGAGATACAACCGCGATACTTCATTCTGACAACGAGTAGGCAGACtacgatacaaaaacattttgctcccaacaggtaaccaacgaaaatgtaagtcagtgaccacggcgcaaatgatgaagaatggtgtgtgttggaaaaaatggagaatcgtttagatcgaatataggtaaccgggtaggtaggtggacGTTTTGGGATTCGTCGCGGGGtttatgcatgtgtgtgtgaatCTCTCTTTTCCGTTGGGTGGTTCCGTTGGGAAAAGGGTAagggtaggaaggtcgcgatgcaccgtgatgttactaacttttgtaattcacagcgtcaaacgatcacagTGACTTTCCTCGTAGAACACATAAAAAGACTTGGTGTAATAATCTTCGGACCATGCGTacgctttcaaattttaaggAGGTTTAGTTCCTCTTTTCTTGTCATTCTgcgacaatttttcaactgttcaatttaattattcagtcattgttaacaattatttcatttgattGATCATtgtgatcgtctgaatgggcaaaacgcatctctggatcatctatcgcgttccgtggtacgctagatggggagagatgctgagctcgaagacttcgcgtcgaagaggaccaccgaccgtcacgccacacaTTAATGCATGCCCTCCAACCTCCCTCCCAGAATTGATTCGCATCTGTAAACAACAATCCGCATCGCAATGTGTCGGATTCAAAAAAACGCAGATGCGGATTGGATCTCTACAGAAATTTGCGACAATTCCTAGATATTTAAGGATTCTTGACTGATTAATCGGCCGTGCGTTTTCCAGGGTGGCGATAGACCTCGAAAAACGACAATAGTCAGAGAATTTTGTCTTTCGGGAAAAGTCAGGAAATTATGATAGACCTTAGGGAAAAATGTACGTTTTTATAAATCGTTTTCAAAGTTTAACCATTCATCGTAAAGTCAGCTAAGCTAACTTTCGGAAATGGTATCCTTCAATTTCTCATTATTCTTGTGAAACGAAGCAATGCTAAGTGTTTTTTAGAtctaaatttatatattcaagtTGCGCAACTCCTGGAGCTTTTGATCATTAAAGTTACCCAGGATTACCTAATTCTTATGGGAAAACGTCAGagaattgtgaattttttacggGAAAAGTCGGGGAATTTTACTCGAGTAAAATTGGCGCCATCCTGGTTTTGATCGAGTGATCGAGGGATCCAAAGATCGAGTGATCCCGTGACGATTGATCCAGTGGCCGGGAGATCGAGTGATCGAGTGATCCGGAGATCCAGTGAACGAGTGATTTAGTCTGAGAGTTAACAACAGATTTCATTATACCATTTCCTCAAGCTTCAGTTTCTTGCATACGTTATCCGTGTATCGTATAACTTAACCAATATGAACGTCTTCTAACGTACCCACAAGACGGAGGGGTACAGGAGGACTAAATTACAGGGTCacattaacaaaaaaaaaaaatatatagccGCACACGCGAAAATCGTCGAACACATTAATTGAAACATATAAGGTTAGAAAATGACGTCCTCTGCCTAAATTCCACGACAAAACTCGTCTTCCATCCACGTGAGTAAGCgcgataaaatatttgaacaatttaTACCCTCAAGGATGAAATCGATTATGATGCTTCTTTTTATAATAAGAAACACAAAAATAATAGTGTTGTACCTGTAAAATACATTTAGGGCGGTTCAGAAAAAAACCTTTATTTAGATTTCACTCTTCGAGATACGTGGGCTTCTCTACTAAAAAATAGTCTCGCGAAAGGgcaggattgaaaaaaaaaattgattgccACCTCAacgattttggaattttgaagaaaggacattttcaagaattcaaaaattgaggTATCCTCAAATCTTTCGGAGACTATATTTTGTACgacgaaacaaaagtttttgtAAAACCTGAGATCCatgcgatttttttaatacggaAAAATGTATGTTGAAATTCGTGAAATATAATTCCCTCAACTTTCAAgtatttcaatgaatttcaacATAGAATTATCGGTACTATAAAAAATCGCACGCATCTCaggattttcaagaatttctgTTTCGTCATACTGAACATAGCCACCGAAGTATTGAGGATacctcaattttcaaattctcgaaAATGGCTTTTTTCCGAATTTACAATGTCGTTGAGGtactggtaaaaaaaaatttttcagcccAGCTCTTGCGCGTGAGCTATTTTCTAGTGGAGAAGTGCAAAAATCTCGGAGAAAAGCgaaatctaaaaaaaagaGGACCTTTTCTAAACCGCCCTAAGATTCAACGAAGATCGTCTTCTAAGCCTGTGATGCTGAGCCGAGCATGCGGTTACGACGCTGCATCTTCAGGACCTGCCCGAAAGACGAACGTTGTTGTTGGGAATAGTTGAACGACTATcattaggttttttttttttttttatgttacaCATTTGTTCAGGGAATGAATTTAAACTTTTGCGGGAAGGTTTACTAGATCTTTTACCGTGAAAATCGAGACTTAAATATATTAatgaaattcgataaaatactttaatatagaaaaaaaaacaagtttttacAATGACATTAAGAGacaatttcgtgaaaattcaGGTAGGTAAAGATGCAGCGTTGTAGCCACATGCCAGGCGCAGCTTCATAGGCTTGGAAGACTACCTTTGTTGTATTTTATAGGTGGAAGACTATTATTTTTGTGTTTCTTACTATATAAAGAAGCATTGTAATCGATTTCATCCTTGCGGGTATACATtctaaaaacaaattttcgcgTTATTGTGGGTGGAAGACGAGTTTTGTCGTGTAATTTAGGTGGAAGACTATATCCTTTGAGATTATTATGTTTCAATTAATGCGTACGACAATTTTCGCAAATGTGGCTatacatttcttttctttattttttgctgtaaTTTTAATCCTCCTGTAACCTCCCTTTGCGAGGGTGCATTGCAAGACGTTCATACATTAGCAAATTATATGATACACGGATATCTCATACAATGAAAATGAAGTTTGCAGAAATGACGCGGAAATTTTTGACGTCACCTTCTGGATTAGTCGAGTGATCGAGTGATCCAGTGGTCCCGTGATCCAGTGATGGAGTAACCTAGTGTCCGAGTGACGATCGATCCAGCGATTGAGTGGTTGAGAGGTCGAGTGGTCCAGTGATCGAGTCAGGGTGGCGATAGATCGGGAATACCAGGAAAATCGGGAACAGTCAGCGAATTATTATGGAACATACGGAAAAAcgtacgttttttcttttttttgaatcgttttCAAACTTCAGCTGTGCTTCGTAAATACAATCAAGCTTACGTTCGGAGACGGTATCGTTTAATTTCCAAGTATTCATGTGAAACGAAGCAATAGTatgttttttaaatctaattttaaatattcaagGTGAACAACTTATGCAGCTTTCGGTCCTAAAAGCTGCCCAACATAACCTAATTTTCGTACGTAAACCTCAGGGAATCCTGCATTTTTTTACGGTAAAATTCCGGGAGTCTAATGTTTGCAAAATTGTCGCTACCCTGCTATTCGCACGTAAATTGATCAAGGGAATCGGATGCGCTTTTTGCGGCGTGGACTTAATACCACGTGGTTCTAAGTTTTGGCCGAAAACTGTAAGTACGTGGACTAACTTTTTCTGTGACACTAGTGGTCTTGTTTCTATATGGTACATGTTTGTGATGGGTGCTTTCCATTTACTAACTCAAATTGACTTGTGTCGCTATTTCTGGTGTAACCGGCCAATCTGGGCAAAGGAATACACCAGAAATAGCGACACAAGTCGACTTGAGTCAGTAAACGGAAAGCACCCGATATTGGACAAAAGTGTCATGATTCTCTACACAAAAATACCACTCGACGTCACTGAAGTGAATGAGCCCATTTCCTTCTTGCATTCAAATACTCGAGCTTATACATATGGAGGTAGCATCCGAATTTTCGAATGCGTGACCAGTTAAGGGTAATATCAGTATACTCTGCCTCTCATGTTGTGCACCATGATTGGTGGCCTCATCGAACGAGCGTAGGCTCATAAAATCACAGCGCATAGCGAGAGATACAAAGTGTACTCACCTAATCACGCCTCCACATTGTAAAGTAATGTTCAATAGTACCTTGAgcttccggctaacttgttttcggtccgaaacaTAACGATCATTTCATGCGATGTTTTACAGTAACTGAAATTAATACAACTCTACCTATTTTTGTACATTGATAGTGTCATTTTGTGTATCGGTCATCGAACTTTGGTGATTGTTTTCAGTCCCGAATTTCCGTAGTAACCGTTGGTTGTGTGTTAATAGGAAAAGATtgtcacataaaaaaaatgtgtgcagTTCACACATGGTAAAAGTGAAACCTCTAGAAACTAAACTGCGAGAGAATGAGGAAAATGCAGTATCAGGAGTGGATTAATTATAgggtttatttattatatataatattagtACCAGgtttaaaagttattttacatttcattatTCCGACTccatgtttttaattttaataaagaCACGAATGGCTTATGGTAACTAAAATATGAAACAAATGCATTGGTTTGGATTTGATCAATATATCGTTGAAATGCAGCGTCAGTTACTGTTTTTGATCTCGTTCGTTATATTTCGTTACATCGATAGTCgtgtcattttatttcatcgagtTTCAAATCACTCCCGTGCTGAAGAAGTTTtcacatcaaaaataaaagttcTTTCTCGTGGTCAATCAAGGGTGCATTCAAAAATTAGCTCCCAGTGCTGTCAACaatctttcatctcttttgCGCTGTCGTGTTCGTGATTAGCTCTACATCCTTCCTTGGGAGTTTTAATTCTACCAGCTAGTTTCGGAACGCACGCCAAGTTACTGCTCCAATCGTAAAT
This region of Neodiprion virginianus isolate iyNeoVirg1 chromosome 7, iyNeoVirg1.1, whole genome shotgun sequence genomic DNA includes:
- the LOC124309000 gene encoding DNA methyltransferase 1-associated protein 1 — translated: MADVRDILDIEVPAVPEVTKEAIFGVDKKNKKRYEYKVPKRPEGMHREVYALLYKDNNDVPPLFPTDTGKGYKQTKAKLGMRKVRPWKWTPFTNPARTDGAVFHHWRRVADAGKEYPFAKFNKKVPIPSYTDGEYVQHLVTSGWTRSETDHLFDLCRRFDLRFIIIKDRWDRNKFPDRSVEDLKERYYQVCGALTRAKSHNDKVYTFDAEHEKRRKEQLKKLFERTPEQVEEEQTLLSELRKIEQRKKERDRKTQDLQKLITAADHQVDPRKTERKSTKKNNNSNRNRPTKIDSAHVVESAGIKFPDFKNSSVSLRSQRIKLPSSLGQKKMKSIEQMLTELHLELNPPPTEQICQQFNELRSDIVLHYELKGALATCDYELQSLRHQYEALAPGKTLTIPPSLLPKVEPEVKADIIDVVGSPSMPNVTQ